A single genomic interval of Brevundimonas diminuta harbors:
- the kdsA gene encoding 3-deoxy-8-phosphooctulonate synthase — translation MSRPNAVITLSEGLRTPVVIGGGARIAFIAGPCQMESRQHALETAHALKEIGERLNVGIIYKTSFDKANRTSASAARGIGLKDAMPIFAEIREVTGLPTLTDVHSEVQCGPVGEVVDVLQIPAFLSRQTDLLLAAAATGKAINIKKGQFLAPWDMKNVIAKVVGAGNPNVMACERGASFGYNTLVSDMRALPVLREIGCPVVFDATHSVQQPGGQGASSGGQREFVPVLGRAAVAVGVDAVFMETHQDPDNAPSDGPNMVPLSQFEALAAELIAFDDLAIKIGAKAPVAQAA, via the coding sequence GTGAGCCGACCCAACGCTGTCATTACGTTGTCCGAAGGTCTTCGGACGCCTGTCGTCATCGGCGGCGGCGCAAGAATCGCTTTCATCGCCGGTCCTTGCCAGATGGAGAGCCGCCAGCACGCGCTGGAGACGGCCCATGCCCTCAAGGAAATCGGCGAGCGGCTGAACGTCGGCATCATCTACAAGACCAGTTTCGACAAGGCGAACCGGACCAGCGCCAGCGCCGCGCGTGGCATCGGTCTGAAAGACGCCATGCCGATCTTCGCCGAGATTCGCGAGGTCACAGGCCTGCCGACCCTGACCGATGTTCACTCCGAGGTTCAGTGTGGACCGGTCGGCGAGGTCGTCGACGTGCTGCAGATTCCGGCCTTCCTCAGCCGTCAGACCGACCTGCTGCTGGCGGCCGCCGCCACCGGCAAGGCGATCAATATCAAGAAGGGTCAGTTCCTGGCCCCCTGGGACATGAAGAACGTCATCGCCAAGGTGGTCGGCGCCGGCAATCCCAATGTCATGGCCTGTGAACGCGGCGCCAGCTTCGGCTACAACACTCTGGTCAGCGATATGCGGGCGCTTCCGGTGCTGCGCGAGATCGGCTGCCCCGTCGTGTTTGATGCGACCCACAGCGTTCAGCAACCAGGCGGGCAAGGCGCCTCGTCGGGCGGCCAGCGCGAATTTGTGCCGGTGCTGGGACGCGCGGCAGTGGCCGTGGGCGTCGATGCGGTCTTCATGGAAACGCACCAGGATCCGGATAATGCGCCGTCGGACGGCCCAAACATGGTGCCGCTGAGCCAGTTCGAAGCCTTGGCCGCCGAACTGATCGCCTTCGACGACCTGGCCATCAAGATCGGGGCCAAGGCGCCGGTGGCGCAGGCCGCCTGA
- a CDS encoding cryptochrome/photolyase family protein, with amino-acid sequence MATKPVILWFRRDLRLHDNPALNHAAETGRPILPVYILDEHFERPMGAASRWWLDKSLRALDAALEDRGSRLILRKGNALNQLQALVGETDADTVFMNRLFEPEAFEHDAEIAHALKADGIECLGFNGALLCRPGAVLNGSGQPYKVFTPFLRALLATAEAPVHTTGPRQIQTPETVQPDDLDGWKLHPHRPDWSKGFDWTPGEDGASQALSRFIPSGLMTYAKDRDFPDRQGANSRLSPHLHWGEISPWRAIDRARQAAKDGKVSSAEADKFIAEIGWREFSAHLLHHFPFITERAFRPEYDAMPWRQDDASLKAWRQGRTGYPLVDAGMRQLWTTGWMHNRVRMVVASFLIKHLLIDWREGEAWFWDTLVDADRASNVQNWQWVAGSGADASPFFRIFNPITQGEKFDPDGGYVRRWVPELRRLPDRWLQSPWTAPTEVLRDAGIVLGRDYPKPIVEHEKGRARALAALKTVSGRGDDHSDRD; translated from the coding sequence GTGGCCACCAAACCTGTCATCCTGTGGTTTCGCCGCGATCTGCGACTGCATGACAATCCTGCCCTGAACCACGCGGCGGAGACGGGGCGACCAATCCTGCCCGTCTATATTCTGGACGAGCATTTCGAACGGCCGATGGGCGCCGCGTCGCGCTGGTGGCTCGACAAGTCGTTAAGGGCGCTGGATGCGGCGCTTGAAGATCGCGGTTCGCGCCTGATTCTGCGCAAGGGCAATGCGCTGAACCAGCTTCAGGCGCTAGTCGGCGAAACCGATGCCGACACCGTCTTCATGAACCGCCTGTTCGAACCCGAGGCGTTTGAGCATGACGCCGAAATCGCCCACGCGCTCAAGGCGGACGGTATCGAATGCCTCGGCTTCAACGGCGCCCTGCTCTGCCGCCCCGGCGCTGTGCTGAATGGTTCAGGCCAGCCGTACAAGGTTTTCACCCCGTTCTTGAGAGCCCTGTTGGCCACGGCCGAGGCGCCGGTTCACACAACGGGACCGCGCCAAATCCAGACGCCCGAAACTGTTCAACCCGACGACCTCGACGGCTGGAAGCTGCACCCCCATCGTCCGGACTGGTCCAAAGGATTCGACTGGACGCCAGGGGAAGACGGGGCCTCGCAGGCCTTGTCCAGGTTCATACCATCCGGCCTGATGACCTATGCGAAGGATCGCGACTTTCCCGACCGGCAGGGCGCCAACAGCCGCCTGTCGCCGCATCTGCACTGGGGCGAGATCAGCCCCTGGCGGGCGATCGACCGCGCCCGACAGGCGGCCAAAGACGGCAAGGTGTCATCGGCGGAAGCCGACAAATTCATTGCTGAGATCGGCTGGCGCGAGTTCTCGGCGCATCTGCTGCACCATTTTCCCTTCATCACCGAGCGCGCCTTCCGTCCCGAGTATGACGCCATGCCCTGGCGTCAAGACGACGCGAGCCTCAAGGCGTGGCGACAGGGACGGACCGGATACCCGTTGGTGGACGCCGGCATGCGCCAGCTCTGGACGACAGGGTGGATGCATAATCGGGTTCGGATGGTCGTGGCCTCCTTCCTAATCAAGCATCTGCTGATCGACTGGCGCGAAGGCGAAGCCTGGTTCTGGGACACGCTGGTGGATGCCGACCGCGCCAGCAATGTGCAGAACTGGCAGTGGGTGGCAGGGTCGGGTGCAGACGCCTCCCCTTTCTTCCGCATTTTCAATCCCATCACGCAGGGTGAAAAGTTCGATCCCGACGGCGGCTATGTCCGTCGGTGGGTGCCGGAACTTCGCCGCCTGCCCGACCGCTGGCTGCAGTCGCCCTGGACCGCACCCACCGAAGTGCTGCGTGACGCCGGAATCGTTCTAGGGCGCGATTACCCCAAGCCGATCGTAGAACACGAGAAGGGCCGCGCTCGGGCGCTTGCTGCCCTGAAGACCGTTTCCGGTCGCGGCGACGACCACAGCGACCGTGATTGA
- a CDS encoding SAM-dependent methyltransferase, whose amino-acid sequence MSVAHADIEAVASRTPRVFAMLLRLLAANWTFGRLTVQLPNGETHVLQGKQPGPSGMMTVRDYRFARRVLAAGDIGFAEGYIAGEWDSPHLAGLLETLVDNYDHIRRLFDGNLIMWVVNWLSHRTNRNSKTGSKKNIHAHYDLGNAFYCQWLDGTMTYSSARFSRDGEALETAQREKYATLARMMDLQPDMSVLEIGCGWGGFAEFAAREIGANVTGITISKEQHDFARQRMFNAGLSDRADIELIDYRDVQGRFDRVASIEMFEAVGMEYWPAYFGKVHDVLRPGGKAGLQIITIQDDLFDEYNARTDFIQKYVFPGGMLPSEERLAPVVSKAGLSWQSVERFGLDYAATLKLWDERFQASWGEISKLSGFDERFRRLWHFYLAYCEAGFRSRRTDVIQLSLSRP is encoded by the coding sequence ATGAGCGTCGCACACGCCGATATCGAAGCCGTCGCCAGCCGAACACCGCGCGTGTTCGCCATGTTGCTGCGGCTTCTGGCCGCCAACTGGACCTTCGGCCGCTTGACGGTGCAGTTGCCCAATGGCGAGACCCATGTGCTTCAAGGCAAGCAGCCGGGTCCCAGCGGCATGATGACGGTGCGCGACTACCGGTTCGCACGCCGCGTCCTGGCGGCCGGCGATATCGGATTCGCCGAAGGCTATATCGCGGGCGAGTGGGACAGTCCGCACCTGGCCGGCCTGCTCGAAACCCTGGTGGACAACTACGATCACATCCGGCGCCTGTTCGACGGCAATCTGATCATGTGGGTGGTCAACTGGCTGAGCCACCGCACCAATCGCAACAGCAAGACGGGGTCGAAGAAGAACATCCATGCCCACTACGATCTGGGCAACGCCTTCTATTGCCAGTGGCTGGACGGGACGATGACCTATTCATCGGCTCGCTTCAGCCGCGATGGGGAGGCGCTGGAGACGGCGCAGCGTGAGAAATACGCCACCTTGGCCCGAATGATGGATCTTCAGCCGGACATGTCGGTGTTGGAAATCGGCTGCGGTTGGGGCGGCTTCGCCGAGTTCGCAGCGCGGGAGATCGGCGCCAACGTCACTGGTATTACGATCTCCAAAGAGCAGCACGATTTTGCTCGCCAGCGCATGTTCAATGCGGGGCTGAGCGACCGCGCCGATATTGAGCTCATCGACTACCGCGATGTGCAGGGTCGATTTGATCGCGTGGCGTCTATCGAGATGTTCGAGGCTGTGGGTATGGAGTACTGGCCCGCTTACTTCGGTAAGGTCCACGACGTCCTTCGACCTGGCGGCAAGGCCGGACTGCAGATCATCACGATCCAGGACGATCTGTTCGACGAATACAATGCCCGGACGGATTTTATCCAAAAGTACGTCTTCCCCGGCGGCATGCTGCCCTCCGAAGAACGGCTGGCGCCGGTCGTGTCGAAAGCCGGACTGTCATGGCAGTCGGTGGAACGGTTCGGCCTCGACTACGCTGCCACGCTCAAGCTTTGGGATGAGCGTTTCCAGGCATCCTGGGGCGAGATCAGCAAGCTTTCCGGCTTTGACGAAAGATTCCGCCGGCTCTGGCACTTTTATCTGGCCTATTGCGAGGCCGGTTTCCGCTCTCGCCGCACCGACGTCATTCAACTGAGCCTGTCTCGCCCATGA
- the sseA gene encoding 3-mercaptopyruvate sulfurtransferase — protein sequence MSPLISTTDLAARLGAPDLRIVDGSWHLDGRDARADFEQNHIPGAVFFDLDAISDHGSSLPHMMPTPEAFGASVGALGLSVDDQIVVYDTTGLFSAARVWWMLKTMGATRVQVLDGGLPRWREDGLSTVSGPSAAEAKDFNAEMAPEAVASLDDVRAALAQDAQVVDARGAPRFEGAAPEPRPGVRSGHMPGARNLPYGRLLNNDGTMKRGAALQQAFADAGVDINRPVITTCGSGVTAAILTLGLAELGHPSRLYDGSWAEWGARTDTPVETD from the coding sequence ATGAGCCCGCTGATTTCGACAACGGACCTCGCCGCGCGATTGGGCGCGCCGGATTTGCGGATCGTTGATGGCAGTTGGCATCTGGACGGCCGCGACGCGCGCGCCGACTTTGAACAGAACCATATCCCTGGCGCCGTCTTTTTCGATCTGGACGCCATATCGGATCACGGCAGCTCGTTGCCCCACATGATGCCGACACCAGAGGCCTTCGGGGCTTCGGTCGGGGCGCTGGGTCTCTCCGTCGATGACCAGATCGTCGTCTATGACACGACCGGATTGTTCTCGGCGGCACGCGTCTGGTGGATGCTGAAGACGATGGGCGCGACGAGGGTTCAGGTGCTCGACGGCGGCCTGCCGCGCTGGCGTGAGGACGGTCTATCGACCGTCTCCGGGCCTTCGGCGGCCGAGGCAAAGGATTTCAATGCCGAGATGGCGCCCGAGGCTGTCGCCTCGTTGGATGATGTGCGCGCGGCCTTGGCCCAGGATGCTCAGGTCGTCGACGCGCGCGGCGCACCCCGATTCGAAGGCGCAGCGCCCGAACCTCGCCCCGGTGTTCGCAGCGGCCATATGCCCGGCGCGCGCAATCTCCCCTACGGCCGATTGCTAAACAATGACGGCACGATGAAGCGTGGCGCGGCCTTGCAACAGGCCTTTGCAGACGCCGGCGTGGATATCAACCGACCTGTCATCACCACCTGCGGATCCGGAGTGACCGCCGCTATACTGACGCTGGGCCTGGCCGAACTCGGCCACCCATCGCGGCTCTATGACGGCTCCTGGGCCGAATGGGGCGCCCGAACGGACACCCCCGTCGAAACCGACTAA
- a CDS encoding dicarboxylate/amino acid:cation symporter, with amino-acid sequence MTETKRGGLALHWLMLIGFAVGLIGGLLVNLAVGADAAWVVWLTDNVTGPIGQIFLRLLFMMVIPLLFSALVVGVAEMGDLSSLGRAGIKTLLLTVVVSSIAVVIGLVMVNVFQPGRGVDPAVAQQLLEQGKDGAASIVQTGRDSSIQLGDFFLDLVPSNAVTAAAENAILPLMIFALFFGIGLVMAKSPATDRLQEVIQGIFEVSMTLINLFIKLAPLAIACLMFNLAALFGWDLLVRLAAFVGVAVGAMAIHMFVVYPLVIWLAAGRSPIAFFKGVREPMVVAFSTASSNASLPVSLKAAEEQLHLPRKIARFVLTVGATANQNGTALFEGVTVLFLAQFFGIDLTITQQVVVMLVCILGGIGTAGVPAGSLPVVAMILVMVKVPPEGIGLILGVDRFLDMCRTTLNVTGDLVLATVVSRGEEDEPADADDVVPAAPPA; translated from the coding sequence ATGACCGAGACGAAACGCGGCGGCCTTGCGCTGCACTGGCTGATGTTGATCGGTTTCGCGGTCGGTCTGATCGGGGGATTGCTGGTCAATCTGGCGGTCGGTGCCGATGCTGCCTGGGTGGTCTGGCTGACGGACAACGTGACCGGGCCGATCGGTCAGATCTTCCTGCGCCTGCTGTTCATGATGGTGATCCCGCTGCTGTTCTCGGCCCTGGTCGTCGGGGTGGCGGAGATGGGCGATCTCAGCTCGCTGGGACGGGCGGGGATCAAGACGCTGCTTCTGACGGTTGTGGTGTCCAGCATTGCGGTGGTCATCGGTTTGGTGATGGTCAACGTCTTCCAGCCCGGGCGAGGTGTCGATCCGGCGGTGGCTCAGCAGCTGTTGGAGCAGGGCAAGGACGGCGCCGCCAGCATCGTTCAGACCGGGCGCGACAGCTCGATCCAGTTGGGCGATTTCTTCCTGGATCTGGTGCCGTCGAACGCGGTCACCGCAGCGGCGGAGAACGCGATCCTTCCGCTGATGATCTTCGCCCTGTTCTTCGGCATCGGTCTGGTCATGGCCAAGAGCCCGGCAACGGACCGTCTGCAGGAAGTGATCCAGGGGATCTTCGAGGTCTCCATGACCCTGATCAACCTGTTCATCAAACTGGCACCGCTGGCCATCGCCTGTCTGATGTTCAACCTGGCGGCCCTGTTCGGTTGGGACCTGTTGGTGCGCCTGGCGGCCTTCGTCGGCGTCGCGGTCGGCGCGATGGCGATCCATATGTTCGTGGTCTATCCGCTCGTAATCTGGCTGGCGGCCGGCCGCTCGCCCATCGCCTTCTTCAAGGGTGTGCGCGAGCCGATGGTGGTGGCCTTCTCGACCGCCTCGTCCAACGCGTCTCTGCCGGTGTCGCTCAAAGCGGCTGAGGAGCAGTTGCACCTGCCGCGCAAGATCGCGCGTTTCGTCCTGACGGTCGGCGCCACCGCCAACCAGAACGGCACGGCGCTGTTTGAAGGTGTCACAGTGCTGTTCCTCGCCCAGTTCTTCGGCATCGACCTGACGATCACGCAGCAAGTCGTGGTCATGCTGGTCTGCATTTTGGGCGGCATTGGCACGGCAGGCGTCCCGGCCGGTTCGCTGCCGGTCGTGGCGATGATCCTGGTGATGGTGAAAGTGCCACCCGAAGGCATCGGCCTGATTCTTGGCGTCGACCGTTTCCTGGACATGTGCCGCACGACTTTGAACGTTACGGGCGACCTGGTTTTGGCCACCGTTGTTTCGCGTGGCGAGGAAGACGAACCGGCCGACGCCGACGACGTCGTCCCCGCGGCGCCGCCGGCCTGA
- a CDS encoding amino acid ABC transporter substrate-binding protein, with translation MAAVLMTTACGRKDASPAPEASPATPAQASSTAVAKSPTLAAIKRRGRLNCGVHQGLVGFAYTDNRGQWRGFDVDFCRATAAAVLGDADAVRFVPLSASDRFTALNDGRIDVLWRNSSWTMSRDAGEGFVFAGINYYDGQGFLVRRSLNLNSATELTGARVCVQSGSTSQANAADYFRSRGIEYRPVVFETEEAARDAYGREDCDAFSADISALAAARTVLTNPNEHVILSDVASKEPLGPVVKSGDERWASTVRWTLNALMLAEELDVTKANAEDQFKTATDPRVRRLLGVEGEFGLMLGLSEDWAKDAVEAVGNYGEIFDRNLGSQSALDLARGLNAQWNARPAGLIYGLPIR, from the coding sequence ATGGCCGCTGTGCTGATGACGACGGCTTGCGGGCGCAAGGACGCCAGCCCTGCGCCGGAAGCCAGCCCTGCCACGCCCGCGCAAGCGTCTTCGACGGCGGTCGCGAAAAGCCCGACGCTGGCCGCCATCAAACGCCGCGGTCGCCTGAACTGCGGCGTGCATCAGGGGTTGGTCGGCTTCGCCTACACCGACAATCGCGGCCAGTGGCGCGGCTTCGACGTGGACTTCTGTCGCGCGACGGCGGCGGCGGTGCTGGGCGATGCCGATGCGGTGCGGTTCGTGCCTCTGTCGGCGTCAGATCGCTTCACGGCGCTGAACGACGGACGGATCGATGTGCTTTGGCGCAACTCGTCCTGGACCATGAGCCGCGACGCGGGCGAAGGTTTCGTGTTCGCCGGGATCAATTACTACGACGGGCAGGGCTTCCTGGTCCGGCGTTCGCTGAACCTGAACAGCGCGACTGAACTGACCGGCGCGCGGGTTTGCGTTCAGTCGGGCTCGACGTCCCAGGCGAACGCCGCCGACTATTTCCGGTCTCGCGGCATCGAATATCGGCCCGTCGTGTTTGAGACTGAGGAAGCGGCGCGCGACGCCTATGGTCGCGAGGATTGCGACGCATTCAGCGCCGACATTTCTGCGCTAGCTGCCGCGCGGACCGTGCTGACCAACCCCAACGAACATGTGATCCTGTCCGATGTCGCGTCTAAGGAGCCGCTGGGGCCGGTGGTCAAGTCGGGCGACGAGCGCTGGGCCTCGACCGTCCGTTGGACCCTGAATGCCCTGATGCTGGCCGAAGAGCTCGACGTCACCAAGGCCAATGCCGAAGATCAGTTTAAGACCGCGACCGACCCGCGTGTCCGGCGTTTGCTGGGCGTCGAGGGCGAGTTCGGTCTTATGCTGGGTCTATCCGAAGACTGGGCTAAGGACGCGGTCGAAGCCGTCGGAAATTATGGCGAGATTTTCGATCGAAATCTGGGATCGCAATCGGCGCTCGACCTGGCGCGTGGTTTGAACGCACAATGGAACGCGCGCCCGGCCGGCTTGATCTATGGCCTGCCGATCCGATAA
- the metC gene encoding cystathionine beta-lyase — protein sequence MSPLSDRTRLIAAATRRGQGRRGVNPPIERASTMLSDSAAVMRDETDGPTYGLSGTSAARDLRRALANLEGAEEAFLVPSGLAAVTVPLLALLRPGDEVIATDAVYGPTRRFLSRYQLARGIMTRFLPADADAQTVLAAIGERTRLVLMESPASLTFEMVDVAAVAQACRKRGVLTVVDNTWAAGLAYRPLAYGVDVSVQAVTKYVGGHSDVLMGSIASDNSACLRAIGDTIEDLGWHVSPDDAWLALRGLRTLPMRYAEQARSGLIVAEWLQARPEVSRVLYPPLPGSIDHDLWRRDFTGAASLMGVVMKGSDKAAGEAFLNALTLFGLGYSWGGFESLITHETHQMAYRNHPPVLEGELIRLHVGLEDPSDLIADLEGGLAAFTASLTVP from the coding sequence ATGTCGCCGCTTTCGGACCGCACCCGCCTGATCGCCGCCGCCACGCGACGCGGTCAGGGTCGGCGCGGCGTCAATCCCCCGATCGAACGCGCCTCGACGATGTTGAGCGACAGCGCGGCCGTCATGCGCGACGAGACCGACGGCCCGACCTATGGCCTCAGCGGGACCAGCGCCGCCCGCGATCTTCGTCGCGCCCTGGCCAATCTGGAGGGGGCAGAGGAAGCCTTTCTGGTTCCGTCGGGTCTTGCGGCCGTCACGGTTCCGCTTCTGGCGCTTTTGAGACCGGGCGACGAGGTCATCGCGACGGACGCCGTCTATGGTCCGACGCGCCGCTTCCTGAGCCGGTATCAATTGGCCCGCGGCATCATGACCCGCTTTTTGCCCGCAGACGCAGATGCGCAGACTGTTCTGGCCGCCATTGGCGAACGCACGCGGCTGGTGCTGATGGAGTCGCCGGCCTCTCTCACATTCGAGATGGTCGATGTCGCCGCCGTGGCCCAGGCCTGTCGTAAGCGAGGCGTGCTGACGGTGGTAGACAATACCTGGGCGGCCGGCCTGGCTTATCGTCCGCTGGCCTATGGCGTGGATGTCAGTGTTCAGGCCGTGACCAAATATGTCGGCGGTCATTCGGACGTGCTGATGGGCAGTATCGCTTCGGACAATTCCGCCTGTCTGCGCGCCATCGGCGACACGATCGAGGATCTCGGCTGGCATGTGTCGCCCGACGACGCCTGGCTGGCGCTGCGTGGCCTGCGGACCTTGCCGATGCGTTATGCCGAACAGGCGCGATCAGGCTTGATCGTGGCGGAATGGCTGCAAGCCCGACCCGAGGTGTCGCGCGTCCTCTACCCGCCCCTGCCCGGCTCGATCGATCATGACCTGTGGCGGCGAGATTTTACCGGCGCCGCGTCCCTGATGGGCGTGGTCATGAAGGGCAGCGACAAGGCGGCGGGCGAGGCCTTTCTGAACGCTCTGACCCTGTTCGGGCTGGGCTATTCCTGGGGCGGGTTCGAAAGCCTGATCACTCACGAAACCCATCAGATGGCCTACCGCAACCATCCGCCCGTGCTTGAGGGCGAACTGATCCGTCTTCATGTCGGTCTTGAAGACCCCTCCGACCTGATCGCCGATCTGGAAGGAGGTCTCGCCGCCTTCACCGCCTCACTCACGGTTCCTTAA
- a CDS encoding O-antigen ligase family protein gives MREPPVQSPDDSPPLWEQWAAGFVVFMLTGALIAPVIAPTQVETPILRFIWLPVYAVIAGLIVFRFDKVIRAWPAWLMMFALVALCFVSKYWSIDPEVTERRVIAMAINSAFAIFLGARFRDDALPRVLMYTCLVMAVGSLIMVFGYPKVGVHQFDNAGLWRGLWYEKNQMGLVMVVGAVSAAATLAADHIAGRSHRLWICLVTLCLTTLLVLATQSKTSLLCWGLGLGMIGGWWALKQGGAVITVIGIWLAVIIAAGATWLWNSDSAAILEALGKDPSLTGRTLIWEALMRKVAERPWTGYGFSAFWGVDSIPAREIRIETQWPVPSAHNGWIDLLVQLGWPGAVAVGAVMAISAIFVVARTNGLGAREGYWSVAYLAVFTALSLSESVLLTHANLPWILMLAIMARAVTFVPAPVRAPLARQASRAYQTRSRIASDYVNGRRPLRF, from the coding sequence GTGCGCGAACCACCCGTTCAGAGCCCGGATGATTCTCCGCCGCTGTGGGAACAGTGGGCGGCCGGCTTCGTCGTCTTCATGCTGACCGGCGCCCTGATCGCGCCCGTCATCGCACCGACCCAGGTCGAGACGCCGATCCTGCGGTTCATCTGGCTGCCGGTCTATGCCGTCATCGCCGGCCTGATCGTCTTTCGCTTCGACAAGGTCATCCGCGCCTGGCCGGCATGGCTGATGATGTTCGCCCTCGTCGCCCTCTGTTTCGTGTCGAAATACTGGTCCATCGACCCCGAGGTCACGGAGCGCCGCGTCATCGCCATGGCGATCAACAGCGCCTTCGCCATCTTTCTGGGCGCCCGCTTCCGTGACGACGCCCTGCCGCGCGTCCTGATGTACACCTGTCTGGTGATGGCGGTCGGCAGCCTGATCATGGTTTTCGGCTATCCGAAGGTCGGGGTGCACCAGTTCGACAACGCCGGCCTGTGGCGCGGCCTCTGGTACGAGAAGAACCAGATGGGGCTGGTCATGGTGGTGGGCGCCGTCTCGGCCGCGGCGACACTGGCGGCCGATCATATCGCCGGACGCAGCCACCGGCTTTGGATCTGCCTAGTGACATTGTGCCTGACCACGCTCCTGGTGCTCGCCACCCAATCCAAGACATCGCTTCTGTGCTGGGGCCTGGGCCTGGGCATGATCGGCGGGTGGTGGGCGTTGAAACAGGGCGGCGCCGTCATCACCGTTATCGGCATCTGGCTTGCCGTCATCATTGCGGCGGGCGCGACTTGGCTGTGGAACTCCGATTCCGCTGCGATCCTGGAGGCGCTGGGCAAGGATCCGTCGCTGACAGGCCGCACCCTGATCTGGGAAGCCTTGATGCGGAAGGTCGCAGAGCGCCCTTGGACCGGATACGGCTTCAGCGCCTTCTGGGGCGTGGACTCGATCCCCGCGCGCGAGATCCGCATCGAGACCCAATGGCCCGTGCCTTCCGCTCACAACGGCTGGATCGACCTTCTCGTGCAACTGGGTTGGCCCGGTGCGGTGGCGGTGGGCGCGGTCATGGCGATCTCTGCGATCTTCGTCGTCGCGCGCACGAACGGGCTCGGCGCGCGCGAAGGCTATTGGAGCGTCGCTTATCTGGCGGTCTTCACGGCTCTAAGCCTGTCCGAGAGCGTCCTGCTGACCCACGCCAATCTGCCGTGGATCCTGATGCTGGCGATTATGGCCCGCGCCGTGACCTTTGTTCCGGCCCCTGTTCGTGCGCCGCTTGCTCGACAGGCGTCACGGGCCTACCAGACCCGGTCCCGAATCGCCTCAGACTATGTGAATGGCCGCCGACCTCTTCGCTTTTGA